The genomic interval ACAATCCCGCATAAAAACTCGTCTCGCCCCTCCATCGTGGCTTTGATTGTCTATCGGCGCGCTGGTCGAGATGCGGATCTTCAGTCCTCAGCCACGCATCCTCCTGTCCGCTACACACAGCGCGTGCGAACTGAACACGCCCCTCATTAATCCGGCTAATACCTGAATGTTGAACAGTATGTCTTATTATTGCGAATATGGATTGTTTTTAATGATCAAACATTTGTAAACTGTCTGACGTTTCTTGTGTACGTCAGCTGTGGTCTTGCCTCCTCCTGTCACTCAATCCGAGAAGAGCCGCTGTCGCCACCTAACGGTTATTTAGAGTGTCATCAACACAGCTCGCAATTTGATATAAACACAAAAATCAAATGTAATCCAATCTGTCATAATAATGAGTCGCTAAGGCACATGCAATgttaacaaaacataaataaatgtaagtaaCGTTTTACACGCATACGCTGTGAATCCTCTCGGCTCTTGCAGTCGTTGTGATGTGTGGTTGTCTTGGTTACACAGTGCACCATCTGCTTTGTATGTGGGTGCAAAACGGGCCGAGAACTTGATCGATGCTTCATTTTGTAGATGTATAAGTGTGTTGTAACAGCTCGTATATGAGTTTTTAGGATGTCATCAAAGAAGAAGAGTGAGTCTGAGCGTCAGCAGGACGCAGACGTCGCAATACCAGAAGAATCCGAGAGAGCGACATTTTTACAGATTGAGTgagtgactttctctcttctgcagaacacaaacaaagatttttagaagaatatttcagctctgttggtccattaaattcaagtgaatggtggccataactctgaagctccaaaaagcacataaaggaagcataacagtaatccatacaactccagtgatttaatccacgtcttcagaagtgatatgataggtgtgggtgatcaatatttaagtccttttttactgtatatctccactttcactttctgtcatggtccggtcaccttgtcaggttgaggTTCTACCTGAGGGGACAGTGGCAGTATCgggctgcctttgtgttttgtgttccccctttgtgtttgtttggacCGCCATGCGCACGTCACCGCCGTGCGCTCTCTGGTGATGTCATGGTTCTGTCAACcagtcaggttgggttttgtctgacgaagaccatgacatcatcgtcccctgtctgtcttgtggtTCGTGTTTTATGTGGTGATGTCACGTCatggcaccttgccaggttgCGTGTTCGCCTTgtgaggaccgtggcatcatcattCCCTTGTCCGTTTCTGTCAAAGcgtgtttacgttttgcccttatgtgtttcagaggttgctggcatgctgaatcagcatttccatggcatgggaaccctgattgtttccatgggaatgctgatcattacaaccttcagctgcgagCGACATATGCCCTGTGTTTGTTTCTCTTATTTAAACCCCCGCGTGTGTCATGTCTGATGTCGGATCATTGTTTACTGCcactgtgtgtgtttactgttactgtGGTGTCTGTAACTGTTATTGTTGTGTTTAACTGTGCTCTCGTGCAGTAGGAGCTGGCTGCGGTTAGTTTCAGAAGAGGAGTTACCTTCTGTGCTCGTTGGCCTCTGCGGCCAGTTGTTAAGGAGGAGGATTCCTCAGATCTCTGGCCGCGTCTCGGGGGAGGATCAAGGTTGCCTGGGCTTGTTTTGATTTGAGTTTGAAAAGGAACTGTTCTGTGTTTGATTAATACATTGAATTGATTGAACTttccctctgctcttgggtcctgcCTTCCCGCATCCtgacactttcacattcttcttcttttgtttttggcaattttcattcttcatgcatatcgccacctactggccagggaggagaatttatagtaaaaaaggacttaaatatttatctatttctcacccacacctgtcatatcacttctcaaGATAatgattaagccactggagtcgtatggattacttttatgctgcctttatgtcccttttggagcttcaaagttttggacacagttgacttgcattgtatggacctacagagctgaaatattcttctaaaaatatttgtttgtgttctgcagaagaaataaagtcatacacatctgggatggcatgagtgtgagtaaatgatgaaataattgtcatttttgggtgaactatccctttaatatcgtTCTGTGTTTGATCTGACCCCACAGATATGACACCATTTCTGAGAACCTGAGCTCATTGAAAAGACAAGTTGAACAACTGTATCCTTTTACAAACACATTCACATTTACTTGTATGAGGGCAGTATGCCATTGacttctgctgtttttatataaagctaattataaagaCTACAGACtggggggcatgggtagctcagcaagtaaagacactgactaccacacctggagtcgcaagttcgaatccaggttgtgctgagtgactccagtcaggcttcctaaacaaccaactggcccggttgctagggtgagtagtGTCACATTGGGTtaccctcctcgtggtcgctataatgtggttctcgctctgcgtggatgccgtggagaatggcatccacacgcactacgtcttcgcagtaacgcgctcaacaagccacgtaataaggtgcacggattgacggtctcagacgcaaaggcaactgagattcgtcctccgccaaccggattgagtcactacgccaccacgaggacttagattgcattgggaattgggcattccaaattggggagaaaaagactacagactaacccaacctcctaaattatgtttttgaattaaacattttgtaatatttagtttatgtgtagccaagtggagaaatttcatgtaatttaactctagtcataaattggacgtggcccctttaagactgGAGTTTTGTGACAttggagttttgcaacacctgctttccggcactctctcatgttagaaGCGCTACAatagagctcccggttttgttcatcgtttgagaattTTTGGGATGCATattgattgcatgtgtggagtttgaccatgttttggCATACATGCAAAAACTGGCCTCTACTGTATTTCagttctgtttttcattttactatatttttctatatttctttatTCCCCTTTTCAATATATCCCCATCAATCGCTGTCAGAAATAAAAACCCGAAAGGTtattttttgtatcctgtgttgttttttACAACCCAGCATATACATATGAATTTGTTTTCCAGTTGAGGATGTCCCCAAATTACAATTTTGTCCACACACAGACAATTAAATTCTAAAAGaattcagattttaaaaaataattgaaaaatcgATTGACCACAAATATTGGATGAAAATTTCCACCTCAATATCTGTGCCCTGATATCACATGAACATCatccagatgtctatttgatgtgtgtgtttacatctggaagacgtttttaggttgtttgctcatctgcaatacgtctgaGACGGTTGTTCTCGGATGTcattaagacattcagcagatgtctttgagacgtttatgattttgaatgtttgtaagTGTGATATTTTAAAGATGTctatcagatgttaattagaacaatgtgatgcttttcagatgaaacgctcttaaacagacatctctgagatgtatGTGTGATATCTGGGTAGAGGTAATGGCCCTGCCATTATCGCAACTCAAGTCTGTATTTGCGTAAGTGTTTGACAGTTTAACACACAACCAACTTCAGACGAAGAGAAAATGAGTTTCTTCAGAATGAGGTCAACCAGACTCGTATGGAAAATGTGAGTTTCCACAAGCAACATGTAAGATGAAATAAAAGACATAAGagacacacctatcatattcttATGTAAATTACACCTTTTGAAACAGTTCTgaaattaatgcataatttctctctctctctctctctctctctctctctctctctccctctctgtctgctGTGTAGAAGGAGCACATCTCATATCTGTCTGAGAAGGCAGAGAGGAAACAGAATGCAATAGTGACTGTGAGTGATCAGAGCCATCAGGAGCTGAATGAGCTGAGGAGACAGAGTCAGAACATGCAGGATGAATACAAGGAGCAAACCAATGGTcagataagtgtgtgtgtgtactacacAAATAGTGTTGTTTAAACAGACCAAGAAATTAACATTTGTGTAATAGGTACAAATCCACATGCTCTCATACACTGGTTTTAAACTAGGGGTGTTTCGTTCGAAATAATTCTGTGTTTTTGCACAAACTGTTCTTACTCATtccattgtttttgttgttaatgACTTGATGTTGTTTAAAGAATGAGCTGAGTCAATGGCTGCATCCGGATATGCATACGTTCCTTTACCTATCATATAGGatgccaaaaacagtatataAATGGAGTAGGGTGTCCAAATCCTAAGTATTCATAAAAAAAGTATGCAAGAAGTAaccagatgacctactacagTATTTCCAGTGACATTCTGAAGTACTCATCCACTGGACACTGTATTATCCCATAATGCCATTGAAGCTATAGAGACTTCACGTTCAAAAgactgaataataaataaaaaaaggacagaGAACCGCAACTCAGATGTTTGTTTTCAACAAAGTTGTTGCTTGTGgttaaattgtgcttgtttaacaaaaccagagcagattatttttgcggttgttgttattacgtcatacATTTGGGTCATAGGACAATGTCCATTAGAAGAAGTATGTCTAGATTGGAATGTTTTCATACTACTCatctgcatacctaaagaatgtaGTTTTTAACAGCTGAGAAGTGCATctttcatcaaatgcagtatgaTACTTTGACAGTACACAAATTCGGATGCagctaagaattattattattttttatttttttcagtgtttaaacTAAATAGTTTTACAAACCACAGGTTTCAGTATAGTAATTGCTCAGTACAGTTAGTTAGCCTTTGGTAGTCCTTCATTAACTAACTTCTGATGATGTGGAAACTTCATACAGTATGTGGCATTtcatgtgtgttgtttgtgttttcagaGTTGAAGAATAAGATTCTGCAGAAAGAAAATGAACTGACCCTGCTGAATATGGAAATTGCAGACCTTAGAGAGAGTAAGGTACAGTAGCAGGATCACTTCTCTCATTCATTCATAAATTGTttgatattcatatatatatcatttctgtgtctagctgttgtatttctgtggGTTCTGGAAGCTGCTGTTGTACAGAAAAATGCCTTGTGTGTACTTGACAATAGCAATTTCTTTCTGAGTTTGTGGAAATCAATTTAGAAATGTCAGGTTCAATTTCTggttttgatgtgtgtgtgtgtctgtgtgtgtgtatgtgtgtgtgtcatagaCTCTTCAACAGCAGCAGTTGTGTCGAATAGCTGAGTTGGAGAGGGAGCTGGCTGCCATATACTGTCATAATACAGAGTCTTTAGTGGCTCTCAAAGCTGGCTTCCTACAAGAGAAGAAGAGCTATGAGCGACAGGCTGCTGACAAGCTGCATGCTTTCAGCATTTCAGCTAAAAGGGTAGGAGAATCTTATCGCAATCAATCAAgcgtacatttttgcaaaatcccgaataaaaaaaagtaacagAGGGTATGTTTCATTgcagtttccatgtgaaatgcCCACTGAGTGGTGCcaaacccttatgaaaattaaccatgtttttactatagtaatattttagaAACCATGTAATtggagagagcccctccctggttttgtattgaacaggaagttcttccccctatttcgccattgcaaagcctttctatcaaactaaccagagaagttaagttacacccttttatctcgcatttgtactcggtatggacaaaagtgtccagagtgtttaattcagacatttatttaaatgttgcctcaagcatatggctgaaccctaaattatgtattaataagtcccatttctgctggtcagagtggattgtgagggaggttaatatgcacGGTGAtatatatgagagcggagtgttgagatcttttgaaaatttggttcaacattttgggatccccagatctcagttttttaggtatttacagctgtgccacctgctccgtactatttttgggagtagcatacacccccctaaagcagcagatactctgggagaggtgattactgcttttggaaaaggtcatgaggcatcagtgtattactccctgctaattcagagtctgggggatggagctttaactactatcaagagattatgggagaaagatttaaacttggtattggaggagggagtgtgggctaggattctaaaaaacatccagtctacatctagagatgcaagggtgcgccttatgcaattcaatattttacatagattctattggacccccactagattgtatagacttggtcttaaagacacacccacctgctggcgatgccaatcagaagatgaagacacagcccatgttttttgttggcgtgttgagatccaggaattttggtagaaggttcagagttttatgtgtgacgtgttgggcactcgggtttcgttttgccccagactctgtgttttgggcgatggggcggtcatcgatgtggggaataaacacataaaatttgggttctgaccagtgtaatgatcgccaggcaaattattttaaggggatggaggtcggctggggcGCTCCCATTTCAGCAGTgctgcacggagatggggagggtggtggcttttgaggaAATGTCATTTAGAAGACAGGGTAACTTAGATATGTTTGTTGGGGAGTTTTGgaattttttggagggctctcagggagggacagtggagagagaggtataggtataaatgtgtgtgatcattttatatatatatataaatatatattatttgtttgcttttgaattgaattgaaagcATTTTGTTATTAAATCTAACACCTAAACTACTCTTACCTGGATTTTTAAATTTCAAATCCAAAATGAAACCTCAAAGGGGACCATTGTATTTTAGCCGCTTACAGTGCATTAAGGGTACATTCTGTCAGTTTGTTTTTCCTGGGTTGTGTTTCCTGGTTATCAGACCCATGACTTTGGCATTGCAATCGCTCTATCACTCTAATTACGCTATCAGAAAACCTTAAAACAGGTGTACAGTGAAATATttcacttcacataaaattaaaatctgttataatctacacttacgctgctcttttccatacaacctGTGCACTATACAGTACTGTAAGTGTCTAGAAGCATTACAATATTGGTGTGTGGAACATACTGAAATTTGAGTTGTTAATAACCTTCCCCACTCATTTTGATTTGTCTCAATAGGAgtagaaattaaagtgttttattgCCACTTTGTTCACCCCTCTCTTTCCCCAGGAGGCGCCGCGATACCTGATGTCCCACCAGAAGGAAGTGTTTCAGGAGAATCAGTGCCTGCTTGAGACATTAAAACAGCTAGTCCCTAGAGCTGACACTCTAAACAGACAACATGACCTTCTGCAGACACAGCGTCGGCAACTGCTGCTGGAGAGAGAAAATATGCAGGGGCTTCACTGTCAGCGTTTTCCCCCTCACTCACAATCCATAAAACCAACAGGAGCAAAAAGAAAGAACACCCCAAAAGCTACCACCAGTAACCAACAGCATGAAGATCAATAAGAGATGTTAGCCTGTTCAACAATTAAAATTATCACTCTTGCTTGCTTTTCTGTTTGGTTTAAACCTGCCCTTTATGTTACTAATCAGACCTATGCTGGAGCCAGttcagtaataaaaaataaaaaacattgcccATCACTTTTGACTAGTtgctttaaataaacaaattaacaatTTTGTAAgagtccttaaagggatatttcacccaaaaatgacaattctgacatcaattactcacccatcccagatgtgtatgactttctttcttctgcagaacacaaattatgatttttagaagaatatctcagctctgtaggttcatacaatgcaagtgaatgggtgccaaaatcttgacgctccaaaaagcacataaaggcatcataaaagtaatcaacacaactgcagtgttttaatccaaattttcagaagcaaaatgacaggtgtgggtgagaaacagatcaatatttatgtcctttttttcctGAAATTATTCTCCCTTCCATGCAGGGggcgatatacatgaagaatgcgaatcaccaaaaacacaagaagaagaatgcaaaagtgatctatttctcacccacacctatcatatcacttctgaacacatggatttaaccactggagtcatatggactacttctatgctgcctttatgtgatttttggagcttcaacattttggcacccattcacttgcattgtatggatctacagagctgaaatatttctctaaaaaccttaatttgtgttctgcagaagaaagaaagtcatacacatctgggatggcatgagggtgagtaaatgatgagtaaatCTTTACCTGCTAAAGTGTAATTATTGTGGATAACTGGTCGAATAAAGCCTGTTGCTTGTAAATCTatcattaaatgtttaaaaaactaAGTTGAATAGACCCTGTGGTATTTACATACTGTGTATGCTGGAAAACATTTACTAAATGATAGGACGGGGTTCTTTTCATGTCTTAGGTTAATACAGAGGTAACACTCAACACATTAAGGAGAGCACTGACTGTGCAGGAGACTAAATGTAGCCCTTTGAAATGTGAAAAggaatttaataataaaacaataaaacttaAACTGTAAGCTCTGGTCACAtaatccacaaaaaaaattatttggtacAGCACAATCACAAAGTACTAAATTACACTCAAGAAAATCTAGAGATGTCAAAAGACAATATACATGAAGAGAAATGAAATCTGCAGTAAGAAAAGTGTAAAAAATTAATACTTATCTTGCTCATGTAGCACTCAATGGAACTTATTCACAGAAGGTTCAAAAATGTAAAGTTTATATCGTTCATATGAtctaagctaaagaagcacaatttagcataccattattgttacattttactgctgatttgaactatgttctttgatcgtaatcttgaccaacagtttcgGTCGTTCAccattcaagtatataggagctgcacttttatcCTGCTTGTATCCAAAGAAAACAGCTGTCCAGGTGTGTTCCCTAAATGACAGGCTGTCTCTCCATCCAGTAATAAAACAGTAATATACAGGCCTTGAGGTTAATGTTTACTAGGTTATCTCCTTGTTTGAAAAGACCCTTATTTTCCCGAACTGTgcattaattttaaatacaaaaatgtaacaaCTAGAACTATGAGTGGGGCTGTTTGATGACAGAAGCTATTCTCACATACTGTATCAGGCAGAATAAATCACAGTCAATAAAACTTTCCTGTCCTGAATGATATACATCCTTTGTTATAACAATAAGCTGTTTTAAATACACTATATGACATCCAAACATCACACTTacttgtgcttttttgagcttttaATTTCAAAGCCATTGACCACTGAGGTGATGATGCTGGTGGAAAgcttggcagaacaaaaatgacACGGACAACCGTTAAAACGCTCTTCCACTCTACTTACCTATTAAGAATTATCAGTTTActtttttacacatcttgtttgGAAAATTGTATTTCTCTGACATATGAATGACATATTAATCAGACATCCTGTTTAATGGTAATAACCAAGTGCGAGACGGAGGAATTTGggtacattattttaaatttgtttatttgtattttaaatttgattaataCACACAACATAGGcaattaatcataaataaaagAATACTTGTTAttgatttacttttaatattagtaataaatatgaatgaataatcTTATATAATCTTAAACTCTAGTTTCTGATTGATTCTATGGTTTGTTTAGAAGGGGCATGTCCAGGGGTGGACTGGTAAGAGAAATCAGCCctggcccattcggccccgtttcacgGCCGGACCATTGGGAAAAGTCCCTATGACCAGTCCATCACTGAGCGTGTCCAGGATTTTTTCATCTGACGGGCTAGTGTTCGTGTGTTGAGGGGTGACGAGGAACAATGTATACTGCCGAGGGGTGGTGGTGATGGAACGTATTTATGGACCAAGCGCCTGTTGTTTAGTACACACAGTATTTCCGTATATGAATGGCCATAAGTGGTTTGGTCTGGTCTCATTTCTCGGTTCATGTTTCTGCTGTCTTGTAAATTAGATGTGATGTTTTCCAAGGTAATAAAGGGACAAAGCCCTCTGGAGTTATCTATTTGGTGTTTACACAGTAAAAATCCTTTGGTCAGTTTGTTTCTGCTGTAAATGGTTAGTATATTCGAAGTACAGTCCCAGATCACTTCCAGCTTCAATGGACAAGTAGCATGGAATTCACATGGCACTGTAAGGGTCTGTATATGACTGTACGGCAATTTGTCGCGCTGCAATTGAGAGTGATATTTTGTTTGCAGTGATGAGATTGTTTTGTTCTGAATCTTCAGTCCGTAGACACTGGAATAATTCCCATTGGTGGCACTGTCATTACAAAGCCCAATGGTCCAGTCACAGTGTTCAGAGAGTCGAAGGAACCAGCGCAAACTGCCTTTATTTGTTTGCAGACAGCGAATTGTCTGCATCCCATGTGAGGTCTGCATCCCATGTGAGGCTCTACAACGCTGGGTTGGGTTTGTGGGGGAGAAGTTGTAGAACAATGTTTTAAGGTCTTTAGAAAGAGTCATCTCAGACCCAAGAGTTTTTGGGTCAAAGGCCATCTCTGAGACAGGATTTGAATCATGCTGAGGGACTAGGTGGTTTTCAGGATCAACAAAAGCAAGAAACTTTCCCTGGAGTTTGTCCACCTGCTCCTCAATGATTTGTACATTCTTTCTGATCTCCTCAACTAATTTAATGCGATTAGTTCCTGACACCAAACCCTGCCTCAGATCCACCATGCGAGCCTCCGCGAGAGCCTCGTGCACACTGGAAAATCTCTGCAAGAAGATGAAATCATCCTCTTCCTTTAGAGCAGAACTGACAGCTTGCTGGGCAGTCTGAAGTGCCCCCAGTCTGGCTGAAACTGAGGTCTGTAAACTTGTGAAGACCTGATCTTTCAGGAGTGATCCAGTCTTCATTAGCTGACTAACAGAGTTCTCCAGAATCTGCCTTTGGCCCTTATTCCATCTTTCCAAATTCTTTGCCTGATCCTGCCACTCAGCCAGCACCTTAAACTCTTCTCTCAGTTTACCCACAAGGTCCTTATGGGCAGTCTGTAGCGTCTTCATTTTATGTAGGCGATGTCCGTCCTCAATTGCACAAGACATGCATACTAACACATGATCATCCAGGCAGTAGTATTCCACTAGCTTGCCGTGAGCTGAGCATCTGCTGAGCACTTGACCAGTTGAGGCCGGAAGCACAGGCTCAGTTAAAGGATGGGTTTGCAGCAGCACTGGAGAGGTCAGGTGAGGTTGCAGGTGCAGAGCACACATGGAGACTTCacatttcaaacaggttttcagtGCCAGAGTTTCCCCCTCCATACATAAATCACACATCACATATGAGGCTATCTTGGACACTCCAACCTTGGCTGACATACTTGCTGCAGATCTTATCAGACTCCCTTCAAATACTCAGAATGTTTTGTTAAAATGTACTAAGATCTCTGTCTGTCCTCACTCTGACTCTGTAAGGTGAGTCTTTCTAAATTTCTCAGGTTCCTTATATATACAGAGAGTGACCTTTGGTTGCTGTTCACTTAATGTTTTATGGTAGATGTTTATAAATGATACCTAATCAAATTCAGAGATGTTTATGATGGATCATTTGTGACCTTTTGTCCTATAGTTTGTGGAGAAGGCATTTACTGATACAGGCAAATATTGTCTCTGGCCTTCCTGATGACTTATgtatcactttaaacattaacccttaaatgcataccttgggACTTTACAGACCTggaacctcattccaccccctgtacctcataaTTTTTTTAGATATGTGCACACACCTCTTTAGAATTCCTCAATCTGTCTCTTATAAcacaaaaaaatggcaaaattgcaaaataaaaaaatttaataaaatgaaattataatgGTTTCAGTTCCAAAATAGGGTTTTAGAGATctgaggtatgtaagagtgtctgggttttttttttttttttcgcacttCATGCTATGTGTACGATGTCCTTCCTCAATTGCACAAGACATGCATACTAACACATGATCATCCAGGCAGCAGTATTCCACTAGCTTGCCGTGAGCTGAGCATTTGCTGGCCACTTGACCAGTAGAGGCTGGAAGCACAGGCTCGGTTAAAGGATGGGTTTGCAGCAGCACTGGAGAGGTCAGGTTGGGTTGCAGATGCAGAGCACACATGGAGAATTCACATTTCAAACAGGTCTTCAGTGCCAGAGTTTTCCCCTCCACATATAAATCACACGTCACTTAGGAGGCTTTCTTGGATACTTCAACCTTGGTTGACATACTTGCTGCAGACATTATCAGACACCCTTCAAATACTCAGAAtgtttttgtcaaaaatgtactAAGATCTCTGTCTGTCCTCACTCTGACTCTGTAAGGTGAGTCTTTCTAACTTTCTCAGGTTCCTtatacacctatcagccacaacattaaaaccacctgcctaatattgtgtaggtccccctcgtgctgccaagaCAGCGCCAACCCCcatctcagaatggcattctgagatgatatttttcccaccacaattgtacagtgtggttatcctagttactgtagactttgtgagtttaaaccagtctggccattctctgctgacctctctcatcaataaggcgtttctatccacagaactgctgctcactggatgttttttggttttggcaccattctgagtaaattctagagactgttgtgtgtgaaaaacccaggagatcagcagttacagaaatactcaaaccagcccatctggcaccaacaatcatccatgcgattatctaatcagccaatcgtgtggcagcagtgcagtgcataaaatcatgcagatacgggtcaggagcttcagttaatgttcacatcaaccatcagaatgggaaaaaaatatatgatttcagtgatttggaccgtggcattattattggtgccagacgggctggtttgtgtatttctgtaactgctgatctcctgggattttcacacacaacagtctctagaatttactcagaatggtaccaaaaacaaaaaacatccagtgagtggatgGAAGCGCTgttgcggatggaaacgccttgttgatagaatggccagactggttcgaactgacaaagtctacggtaactcagataaccgctctgtacaattgtgttggcaagaatatcatctcagaatgctattttgagatgcgggttggcgctgttttggtgacatgagggggacctacacaatattaggcaggtggtgttaatgttgtggctgattggtgtatatgcaGAGAGTGACCTTTGGTTGC from Myxocyprinus asiaticus isolate MX2 ecotype Aquarium Trade chromosome 1, UBuf_Myxa_2, whole genome shotgun sequence carries:
- the LOC127440969 gene encoding interaptin-like, whose protein sequence is MSSKKKSESERQQDADVAIPEESERATFLQIEYDTISENLSSLKRQVEQLRRENEFLQNEVNQTRMENKEHISYLSEKAERKQNAIVTVSDQSHQELNELRRQSQNMQDEYKEQTNELKNKILQKENELTLLNMEIADLRESKTLQQQQLCRIAELERELAAIYCHNTESLVALKAGFLQEKKSYERQAADKLHAFSISAKREAPRYLMSHQKEVFQENQCLLETLKQLVPRADTLNRQHDLLQTQRRQLLLERENMQGLHCQRFPPHSQSIKPTGAKRKNTPKATTSNQQHEDQ
- the si:dkey-183c6.9 gene encoding tripartite motif-containing protein 10, with amino-acid sequence MSAKVGVSKIASYVMCDLCMEGETLALKTCLKCEVSMCALHLQPHLTSPVLLQTHPLTEPVLPASTGQVLSRCSAHGKLVEYYCLDDHVLVCMSCAIEDGHRLHKMKTLQTAHKDLVGKLREEFKVLAEWQDQAKNLERWNKGQRQILENSVSQLMKTGSLLKDQVFTSLQTSVSARLGALQTAQQAVSSALKEEDDFIFLQRFSSVHEALAEARMVDLRQGLVSGTNRIKLVEEIRKNVQIIEEQVDKLQGKFLAFVDPENHLVPQHDSNPVSEMAFDPKTLGSEMTLSKDLKTLFYNFSPTNPTQRCRASHGMQTSHGMQTIRCLQTNKGSLRWFLRLSEHCDWTIGLCNDSATNGNYSSVYGLKIQNKTISSLQTKYHSQLQRDKLPYSHIQTLTVPCEFHATCPLKLEVIWDCTSNILTIYSRNKLTKGFLLCKHQIDNSRGLCPFITLENITSNLQDSRNMNREMRPDQTTYGHSYTEILCVLNNRRLVHKYVPSPPPLGSIHCSSSPLNTRTLARQMKKSWTRSVMDWS